The Helianthus annuus cultivar XRQ/B chromosome 15, HanXRQr2.0-SUNRISE, whole genome shotgun sequence genomic sequence GATCGACTTCTATTCCTGCATTTGAGATTTTGTGACTGAGTACTATTCCTTCCGtgaccatgaaatggcattttccCAGTAGTCTCTTCACATCTAGCTAACATTCGCttaaggttatcgaggcattggtcaaaTGAATCAACAAAAAtagagaaatcatccatgaaaacttccatggtttttttctatcatgtcatgaaAAATGGCTACCATGCATCATTGAAACGTTgctggtgcattacatagaccaaatggcttGCGTCGATATGAAATTGATGAGCTGCTAGTTGAAAATTATGATTTGAATGATGCTAACACGATAATAAGCAATGCTAATGAGATCTTGAAAAAGGAGATAGAAGATCTGAAAGTCAAAGATGAAAACAAGTCTAAGCAGATAGAAATGTTATACGCTATGATAGAAGACAGACTTGGCATCAATGTTCATGCGGCTTTCGATGATATTGAAAGCCGAAGAGCTGAGGCTCGATGGATGGAGAAAGAACAGAAAGATGCTGAAGAAGCCGCCGAAGCTTTAAAGGATAAAGGAAAGGGTGTTGTAGTTGATAATGAAGAAATCCTTGGATCATCGAGTCAACAAGAGCAACAATAACCAGATGCTGACATGAATGCTGCAGATGTTGAAGTTAATGTTGCGGAGGTTGAAGTGAATGAAGAAAATTCTCTAGTTCCATCACAGTTATTTGTCCTTGTTGGTGAATTGAAAAGTGTTTACTACAGCAGGGAAGTTAATGTAAGGAGAATCGAAATTGAAAGACGTCGTCTAAAAGCAAAGGAAGCTAAGAAAGCTCAGGTTGATGAAAAAGTTGATGAAGAGAAAGATGAtgaggatgaagaagatgatgatatgaAAGACATTGATGACTTTtatgaaagtgatgatgataaAGGTGATGACAATGATCAGGGTGGTAATGGAGGTGCACTGATAGTGAGACCACCTGGTGGGAATCGAGTCAATGATTATCTTGATGATACACTGAATGGGGAAAGAGAGGAAAGCCTCAGGGGGAGTCTACATCAGGTGCAAAGGATGCTAATCTTCAAAGGGTATTTTCTAATACTCCTAAAGTTATTTATATGAGTCATGATGTCGAAGAGGGAGAACTAGTCGAAAATTGGACTAGGGAGTCAATGTTGGAGGCTTTGGGAATGAATGATGAAAACTTGAATTGATATTGAAGATGAGATTCCAACAGCTCCTGATAGTGAGTATGTGTTGTTAGGCCCAataggtttatggattagtaTTTATGGACAAGGCTTCTAGAAAATGGGGGTATTAGAGTGGGCTTTAGGAATAATGGGCCTAGGGTTTTGGGGGAAACCCTCCTTATAAATAGGAAATAGAAATGAGGAGTATAGGTTGGTTCTCTTgatttagaaacttgtattagacAATCTCTATTGTATGCAAGTTTAAGCATTtgaatcttcaaatcttcatcttgttcttgattATTTTTGAAGATCATCAAGCttggattccgcccatccttgttgatcgtttgatatcgttgtttgatcCGGCTGTTCGGGACTTACATGTGTTCAAGTTTGTGGAAGATGCAAATGATTTTAATGATGTGATTGTTGAAGATGATTCCTCTGATTCTGATCAAGATGTTCCATTTCACTATGCCGGTCAAGATGATAACTTTTCTACTTTTGCTTAATTATTTCGCACTCACACCGAAGATGACCTTAGAAGAAAAGTTGCTGAAAAGATTAGTACAGATGGTCCTCTAAAGACGCTTTCAGAGGAAGAACTTagagaagaaagaaagaagtGGTTTAAGCAGCCAATGGTCGAAGAAAGAAAGTTGATGAGACCATTAAAGTTCTTCACTCGGCATCCAGACGAATCGCTTGGAGACATAATGGGGTTATCTGGAAGACATGAAGGTTTACGCTATCAAACGTGAATATGGTGTTCAATACTTCAAGTGTCTAAAAGATATACGGACACTACCTTGGTGGGATGTTGAAGATTTAGTGAAAATAAAGAACCTTCAGCAATGTCTTCATGGTCTAGAGGTAAGATTTTACGAGCAAAGATTGTGGAGATACATAAAGTATCAAGCTACATTGAACTTTCCTGATTGGAAGCCTCATAGACCGAAGCGTACAGTTAAAGTTGATCCAGTTACTGGAGAGAAAGATATCACATTACATGTCAGACGACCACGTTGTATAAAGAACATGCCCTTAAAGGAGATGGAGCAAGACTTCTATAAGGATTTCAAAGGGTGGGTCTTCAATCCAAAGACATGTGAAGCGGTGATAACGTTTTTTGATGCAAAGACAGGTTTATGGAGGTACATTCACGTTCTTGATCCTATGTGCCTTGTGAACTACTCGAAGAAGGATATTGAATGCCTTTTCTTCAACAAGATTATGTACTATGAAGCAGACAAGGAGCAGGCATTGAGATATCAGAAATTGGTGAAGGTATGCTTTGAGAAAGACATCAATTCAGGGCGTTATTGGGAGTCAAAATGGAGGGATCTTGAATTGGAAGAAGTTCTCAAGGAAGAGCACCACAATGAAAGAATGGATCAAAAGATGGCTCAAGCTGCAAAGCGAGCCTAGTGGAGACTGGGAATGGGACAGTTTGACACTGATCAAACCCCGATTGAgagtgaagaaaaaaaaaattcccAGATGGTCTAAGTCTATGGATGgtataaatgtcacaccccgataattccacgtattaccggtgggcccgatggggagtatcgtgacgtagttgatatcatcatagtcaaataatcacagttcaatgcacagtgtaagtctaaaagtaataattataCAAACCGATTGAAAGTAACATAAGTATTACAGACGAAATGTAAAAAGGATCCACGGGCGGATCAAAACAAAAGAAGATAATTATTCAACAGATTTTTAAGCAtctaaagcttgcaagactctttattgatactaggagtagccagcccatttcgcttagtacctgcacttaacctttttggaaaatacgttagtttaccctggtaaatacaattaaccgactctttttgaaaagtgtttataaaattgatttaattgcacaaggcacaaatattcttttataacttgggataattatttaaaaataatcttgtaaaagaattatatgtttgttatacgttcagtagcccggattaaataccgggttaaagattaataaacacaccacataatatgagctacggcgagttattctcgaacaaGCAGGTATATCATTTTACatacgcaccggcaggtgtatgcctacaccccgtgcataagtcgtggccatttcaatgaatgagccgaggatatccaggacatggtcataaccccccaaaggctttaagcaaacaaaacagattaaacgggttatctcaatgatttaacctttattcgattaaaaattcaatacctgaccaagcggtattaataaataccgtaccccaagcctgtataacggaaaataagttaaaagtatttacctgagcaaaataCAAATTTATCTCAGCCGTATAACAATCAGCAAgagcaaatatcttttactgggctcctaaatctggaacgaaggttttaataacctattagattcctaacgggtcttacttaagtttaaacttagaccggttagttttaatgaaaggt encodes the following:
- the LOC110914429 gene encoding pheromone-processing carboxypeptidase KEX1-like, which translates into the protein MNAADVEVNVAEVEVNEENSLVPSQLFVLVGELKSVYYSREVNVRRIEIERRRLKAKEAKKAQVDEKVDEEKDDEDEEDDDMKDIDDFYESDDDKGDDNDQGGNGGALIVRPPGGNRVNDYLDDTLNGEREESLRGSLHQFKHLNLQIFILFLIIFEDHQAWIPPILVDRLISLFDPAVRDLHVFKFVEDANDFNDVIVEDDSSDSDQDVPFHYAGQDDNFSTFA